One Halovivax ruber XH-70 genomic region harbors:
- a CDS encoding helicase-related protein: MTSPFDSIPPQSDPEYTRPPNARYAEAGDEEFRRRQAINHLVTERLINRITGRGETQSTLYSVDPRVRYFAATLSNQYDYRDEQRTDDDGEEIEAAGSAMTRNISPFTTGLKLKVDPEELNGPLEIQPDAKLFYKRFPEYGEQLEHSDLAAAGPAEEEEVNEPEPGLQADGGSSVAVPDESQPLVSVYERVNPEFNSIEVSKAQLRNKADGGGEITVPISSGLDAAETTFEEDDRAVTLPRDSATYNEQQNVPPRALESETAFEEHLDDVFSDELVEPLWSAEIRLEVSHRDDGDYAVTVQLVNTQGEDPETATEPDESWQAFLFDASVTVSAETPAFEPFESEKVRDHYQYDGNIYGIGRNCSAAVVENDPVTSITTEPVPIYRQPKYVSRDTVSAPTETLAEGDIEAVLENIQLEMDRARDQYEVVREDVLTHKGEKAASEYDGMLEQFEEERDRFERGKELLLADENNDLETAFRALNETFAREFEDWRLFQIVFIVMSIPDIASQVNRGLDGPDMLDVCDIIFFPTGGGKTEAYLGLVTFTAFLDRLRGKGHGMTALTKFPLRLLSLQQLQRIANVLCTAEEVRREHDEMGGEQFSIGYFVGNKNTPNDIFEDGGDTNNVALASESEDHQQQWLTVPKCPYCREETVEVTGDLDRLRIVHQCTNEECREVQRQDGDTAELPIYITDNEIYRYAPTFVVSTIDKIAVMGMNRRARSLLGQLKGRCPNHGFTPEEQCLLSERGVANEHQCGNTSLEALEDVEPTDPPSILIQDELHLLREEFGAFDSHYETLIQKLIDAYTDGEWEMKTIAATATIEGADNQVDALYRKTPNEFPSQGPRLRQSFYAYEDPYRLGRQMIGALPRSIGRTRAINIVIREYARVVQSYEADPDRLFDEMQEVTEDVVAGPLNFPEDADERQEGVLEALDDYKVQIAYNISKNQSDILQRSVKGMINRQLDAYGDPHERLTPVSLTGETDMEEVRGALSRLEAEDPENPIDVVIATSMISHGVDVDRFNFISFFGMPRNTAEYIQAYSRVGRESTGSVFVLFDSIKARDRSHYSRFEHYHRYQDLLVEATPLERWAEFAIECTLPGVVLGILIQYYDYYHEDEFKEGRVYNLDGFREALDQGVIEHDELLQFVLEAYDVEHAGDDADSDIGARLYYEAIEKEFEKLWNHLLSAEPEIHDPRKAGLKKYLGNVMEDEDAGLRGPMRSLRDVDEQIPVTHGLATSDLKDMFSGGE, encoded by the coding sequence ATGACCTCACCGTTCGATTCGATTCCTCCGCAATCTGATCCGGAGTACACTCGTCCGCCTAACGCTCGATACGCCGAAGCAGGGGACGAGGAGTTTCGACGTCGACAGGCCATCAATCACCTCGTAACGGAACGGTTGATCAATCGGATCACGGGACGGGGAGAGACTCAATCGACCCTCTACAGTGTAGACCCTCGCGTCCGGTACTTCGCGGCTACTCTCTCGAACCAGTACGACTACCGTGACGAACAACGAACCGACGACGATGGCGAGGAAATAGAAGCAGCGGGCAGTGCGATGACACGGAATATTTCGCCGTTCACGACCGGACTGAAGTTGAAAGTCGATCCGGAAGAACTCAACGGCCCCCTCGAAATACAGCCAGACGCAAAGCTGTTTTATAAACGATTCCCGGAGTACGGCGAACAACTAGAACATAGTGACCTAGCAGCTGCAGGACCGGCAGAGGAAGAAGAGGTGAACGAGCCGGAACCTGGTCTCCAAGCCGACGGTGGCTCATCTGTTGCAGTCCCGGACGAATCACAGCCACTGGTCAGCGTCTACGAGCGTGTGAATCCCGAGTTCAACTCTATCGAAGTCTCCAAAGCCCAGCTACGGAACAAGGCCGACGGTGGTGGAGAGATCACGGTGCCGATATCTAGTGGGCTAGATGCTGCAGAAACGACTTTCGAGGAAGACGACAGAGCGGTCACCCTGCCACGGGATAGCGCTACGTACAACGAGCAACAGAACGTTCCACCCCGAGCGTTGGAGTCAGAAACGGCATTTGAGGAGCACTTAGACGACGTGTTCAGTGACGAGCTAGTAGAACCACTTTGGAGTGCCGAGATTCGGCTGGAAGTCAGCCATCGGGATGACGGCGACTACGCCGTTACTGTCCAGTTGGTGAACACGCAGGGCGAAGATCCGGAAACCGCGACCGAACCGGACGAGTCCTGGCAGGCGTTCCTCTTCGACGCATCGGTGACGGTTTCGGCCGAGACGCCAGCCTTCGAGCCTTTCGAGTCGGAGAAAGTACGAGACCACTACCAATACGACGGAAACATCTACGGCATCGGAAGAAACTGCTCGGCCGCAGTCGTGGAGAACGACCCGGTTACGAGTATTACTACCGAGCCGGTTCCCATCTACCGACAACCCAAGTATGTCTCTCGCGATACGGTCTCGGCTCCGACAGAGACACTCGCAGAGGGAGACATCGAAGCAGTCCTCGAGAACATCCAACTCGAGATGGACCGTGCACGCGATCAGTACGAAGTCGTACGTGAGGACGTCTTAACGCACAAAGGCGAAAAGGCTGCCTCAGAGTACGACGGAATGTTGGAACAGTTTGAGGAAGAGAGAGATCGGTTCGAACGTGGAAAAGAACTGCTTCTAGCCGACGAAAACAACGATCTGGAGACGGCTTTCCGCGCTCTCAACGAGACGTTCGCCAGAGAGTTCGAAGACTGGCGCCTCTTCCAGATCGTTTTCATCGTGATGTCGATTCCGGACATCGCCTCGCAGGTTAACCGTGGTCTTGACGGTCCTGACATGCTGGACGTGTGTGATATCATCTTCTTCCCTACCGGTGGTGGGAAGACCGAGGCGTATCTCGGGTTAGTGACCTTTACGGCGTTCCTCGATCGACTCAGAGGGAAAGGGCACGGGATGACCGCTTTGACGAAGTTCCCACTTCGTCTCCTCTCACTCCAGCAGCTGCAGCGGATAGCCAACGTGCTCTGTACGGCCGAAGAAGTTCGGCGAGAACACGACGAGATGGGAGGCGAGCAGTTCAGCATCGGGTACTTCGTAGGCAACAAGAACACGCCAAACGACATCTTCGAGGACGGGGGAGACACGAACAACGTCGCTCTCGCATCCGAAAGCGAAGACCACCAGCAACAGTGGTTGACCGTCCCGAAGTGTCCATACTGTCGAGAGGAGACAGTCGAAGTAACAGGCGACTTAGACCGACTTCGGATCGTCCATCAGTGTACGAACGAAGAGTGCAGAGAGGTTCAGCGGCAGGATGGCGACACCGCTGAGCTACCGATCTACATCACCGACAATGAAATTTATCGGTACGCACCAACGTTCGTCGTCAGTACCATCGACAAGATCGCCGTAATGGGGATGAACCGTCGTGCACGGAGTCTCCTGGGACAGTTGAAAGGTCGATGCCCAAACCACGGCTTCACCCCGGAAGAGCAGTGTCTCCTCAGTGAACGAGGGGTCGCCAACGAGCATCAGTGTGGGAACACCTCGCTCGAAGCCCTGGAAGACGTCGAACCGACCGATCCACCCTCTATACTCATCCAAGACGAGCTCCACCTACTCCGAGAGGAATTCGGCGCGTTTGACTCACACTACGAGACGCTCATTCAGAAGTTGATCGACGCCTACACCGACGGCGAGTGGGAAATGAAGACGATCGCAGCTACTGCGACTATCGAAGGGGCTGACAATCAGGTGGACGCCCTGTACCGAAAAACACCTAACGAATTCCCCTCTCAAGGACCACGTCTCCGCCAGTCGTTTTACGCCTACGAGGATCCTTACCGACTCGGACGACAGATGATCGGCGCACTCCCGCGGAGTATCGGTCGAACTCGAGCGATCAACATTGTGATTCGAGAGTACGCTCGCGTCGTTCAATCCTACGAAGCGGATCCAGACCGACTGTTCGACGAGATGCAAGAGGTGACCGAAGACGTCGTCGCTGGTCCGCTCAATTTCCCAGAGGATGCCGATGAACGCCAAGAGGGCGTGTTAGAGGCATTGGACGACTACAAGGTCCAGATCGCGTACAACATTTCGAAAAACCAGAGTGATATCCTCCAGCGGTCGGTGAAGGGCATGATTAACCGCCAGCTGGACGCCTATGGGGATCCGCACGAACGGTTGACGCCAGTTTCTCTCACGGGAGAGACAGATATGGAAGAGGTGCGTGGTGCATTGTCCAGGCTGGAGGCAGAAGACCCAGAGAACCCGATCGACGTCGTCATCGCTACGAGCATGATCTCGCACGGGGTGGACGTCGACCGGTTCAACTTCATCTCCTTCTTCGGGATGCCGCGGAACACGGCCGAGTACATACAAGCGTACTCTCGGGTCGGTCGCGAGAGTACCGGGTCGGTCTTCGTCTTGTTTGACTCGATCAAGGCACGCGACCGATCACACTACTCCCGATTCGAACATTACCACCGGTACCAGGACCTCCTAGTCGAAGCGACGCCGCTAGAACGGTGGGCGGAATTCGCGATCGAGTGTACCCTTCCCGGCGTCGTCCTCGGGATACTCATCCAATACTACGACTACTACCACGAAGACGAGTTCAAGGAGGGGAGAGTTTACAACCTCGATGGCTTCCGGGAAGCTCTGGACCAGGGTGTCATCGAACACGATGAATTGCTCCAGTTCGTCCTGGAAGCGTACGACGTTGAACACGCTGGCGACGACGCGGACAGTGACATCGGTGCGCGATTGTACTACGAGGCCATCGAGAAGGAGTTTGAAAAGCTCTGGAACCACCTCTTAAGCGCTGAGCCCGAGATCCACGACCCGCGGAAAGCAGGGCTCAAGAAGTATCTCGGGAACGTGATGGAGGACGAAGACGCTGGCTTGCGGGGGCCGATGCGGAGCCTGCGCGATGTCGACGAACAGATCCCGGTCACACACGGTCTCGCGACCAGTGACTTGAAAGATATGTTCTCTGGAGGTGAATGA